In a single window of the Streptacidiphilus sp. P02-A3a genome:
- a CDS encoding NlpC/P60 family protein has translation MASHRRPKQPNRARVSVLTAAAATAVALSAQAGAQAAPGMTLSQATKEVAADRQAADTAGQQYDTAQTQEQTLQAQVSLLQNEIAREQGTVNQEEATLGAEAAAQYRSGSVDPSVQMMLSADPTSYLNQASLQGELDATQEAVFADIQSQQQLLDRQKAEATSELASEQTLLKQMQQTKASALAKLKQAQSIMESLTPVQQTQVNTAAGGGANSATGGGYGSVGDTNASSMSVAQVQAELGGISPEARTAMEAALGQVGIAPYAWGGASPAGFDCSGLVMWAYAHAGISLPHSSQADESVGSYVPESDIQVGDIVVLEGGNHVGLYAGHGMLLNAPEYGYTVSIMPISDFGGVVAVRRV, from the coding sequence GTGGCCTCACACCGCCGCCCCAAGCAACCCAACCGCGCCCGCGTGTCGGTGCTGACCGCGGCGGCTGCCACGGCCGTCGCACTCTCCGCGCAGGCGGGTGCGCAGGCGGCGCCCGGGATGACCCTCAGCCAGGCCACCAAGGAGGTGGCGGCGGACCGGCAGGCGGCCGACACGGCGGGTCAGCAGTACGACACCGCGCAGACCCAGGAGCAGACGCTCCAGGCGCAGGTGTCGCTGCTGCAGAACGAGATCGCGCGCGAGCAGGGCACGGTCAACCAGGAGGAGGCCACCCTGGGGGCCGAGGCGGCGGCCCAGTACCGCAGCGGCTCGGTGGACCCGTCCGTGCAGATGATGCTCTCGGCGGACCCCACGTCCTACCTGAACCAGGCGTCGCTCCAGGGCGAGCTGGACGCCACCCAGGAGGCGGTCTTCGCCGACATCCAGTCCCAGCAGCAGCTGCTGGACCGGCAGAAGGCCGAGGCCACCAGCGAACTCGCGTCCGAGCAGACGCTGTTGAAGCAGATGCAGCAGACCAAGGCGAGCGCGCTGGCGAAGCTCAAGCAGGCCCAGTCGATCATGGAGTCGCTGACCCCGGTCCAGCAGACCCAGGTGAACACCGCCGCGGGCGGCGGCGCCAACAGCGCCACCGGCGGCGGGTACGGCTCGGTCGGGGACACCAACGCCAGCTCGATGAGCGTGGCCCAGGTGCAGGCGGAGCTCGGCGGCATCTCGCCGGAGGCACGGACCGCGATGGAGGCGGCGCTCGGCCAGGTCGGCATCGCGCCGTACGCGTGGGGCGGCGCCTCGCCCGCCGGGTTCGACTGCTCGGGCCTGGTGATGTGGGCCTACGCGCACGCCGGGATCAGCCTGCCGCACTCCTCGCAGGCGGACGAGAGCGTGGGCAGCTACGTTCCCGAGTCGGACATCCAGGTCGGCGACATCGTGGTGCTGGAGGGCGGCAACCACGTCGGCCTCTACGCGGGCCACGGCATGCTGCTGAACGCCCCGGAGTACGGCTACACCGTCTCCATCATGCCGATCTCGGACTTCGGCGGGGTCGTCGCCGTCCGCCGGGTCTGA
- a CDS encoding NlpC/P60 family protein, producing the protein MASHRRPKSPSRARATVLTAAAATAVAVTANAQAAQAAPQPTTASLTAQVRTLNTAADAAVQRYDQQQEQQQQEQQQITTLQNEIARQQAAVNAREAALGATAAAQYRDGSIDPAVALMLSSNPSNFLDQASATAQVDNNQAQSLGALQSEQTTLSNEKGLAESKLKALDATSKELAAAKAAAQQKLAAAQARLNSFTAAQRAAVQAALNGPSTSGHTGDNTAPQAGSGSSSGSGSSSNGGSGSGSSGATNPGHATSGDSIEAAAFAAAESRIGDAYVWGDTGPSTFDCSGLMMWAYAQAGMNIGRTTYDQINVGTPVSSVSDLQVGDLVFFNGNTHVGMWAGNGMILHAPHSGAEVRFESIDTVGTIYAMRHL; encoded by the coding sequence GTGGCGTCCCATCGCCGTCCCAAATCACCCAGCCGAGCCCGGGCCACCGTGCTGACCGCCGCCGCCGCCACCGCCGTGGCCGTCACCGCCAACGCGCAGGCCGCGCAGGCCGCCCCGCAGCCCACCACCGCCTCGCTGACCGCACAGGTGCGGACGCTGAACACGGCCGCCGACGCCGCCGTGCAGCGCTACGACCAGCAGCAGGAACAGCAGCAGCAGGAGCAGCAGCAGATCACCACGCTGCAGAACGAGATCGCCCGGCAGCAGGCCGCGGTGAACGCGCGGGAGGCGGCCCTCGGGGCCACCGCCGCCGCGCAGTACCGCGACGGCTCGATCGACCCGGCGGTGGCGCTGATGCTCTCGTCCAACCCCTCGAACTTCCTGGACCAGGCGTCCGCCACCGCCCAGGTCGACAACAACCAGGCGCAGTCGCTCGGGGCGCTGCAGAGCGAGCAGACCACGCTGTCCAACGAGAAGGGCCTGGCCGAGTCCAAGTTGAAGGCGCTGGACGCGACCAGCAAGGAGTTGGCCGCCGCCAAGGCCGCCGCCCAGCAGAAGCTGGCCGCCGCGCAGGCCCGGCTGAACTCGTTCACCGCCGCCCAGCGGGCCGCGGTCCAGGCGGCGCTGAACGGCCCCAGCACCAGCGGCCACACCGGCGACAACACCGCCCCCCAGGCCGGTTCCGGCTCCAGCTCCGGCTCCGGTTCCAGCTCCAACGGCGGCTCCGGCTCCGGTTCCAGCGGCGCGACGAACCCGGGCCACGCCACCTCCGGGGACTCGATCGAGGCGGCGGCCTTCGCCGCGGCGGAGAGCAGGATCGGCGACGCCTACGTCTGGGGCGACACCGGTCCCAGCACCTTCGACTGCTCCGGCCTGATGATGTGGGCCTACGCGCAGGCGGGCATGAACATCGGCCGGACCACCTACGACCAGATCAACGTGGGTACCCCGGTCAGCAGCGTGTCCGACCTCCAGGTCGGTGACCTGGTCTTCTTCAACGGCAACACGCACGTCGGCATGTGGGCGGGCAACGGCATGATCCTGCACGCCCCGCACAGCGGCGCGGAGGTGCGCTTCGAGTCGATCGACACCGTCGGCACCATCTACGCGATGCGCCACCTCTAG
- a CDS encoding C40 family peptidase: MTVLTRTAASLVTVTAAVLSGGGSALADPATPATPGEVQQRVDALYGQAEAAGQRYDGAVEQQHSLQRDISLLQQRIAAEQQRVNNLDQGMGALAEAQYRQGGGMDPLVQLVFSADPQRYLEQATTMAEADGALATVLGSIEADQRQLARDKARTVAQLARLDAVRQVVAGSKAEVQHRIGRAQALLAGLSGTQRDQLAQAADSAASLAAQAAAAVLPPDQGPADSRAAAALDAARSMLGRPYVYGAAGPSAFDCSGLMYWSWRHAGVVLPRTSQGQAFAGQRIPLSEARPGDLVIYYGDMHHVGMYAGNGMVIHAPYPGARVRYERATDMPVVEVVRV, encoded by the coding sequence GTGACCGTGCTCACCCGAACCGCCGCCTCGCTGGTGACGGTCACCGCCGCCGTCCTGTCCGGCGGCGGCAGCGCGCTCGCCGACCCGGCCACCCCGGCCACCCCCGGCGAGGTCCAGCAGCGGGTCGACGCCCTGTACGGGCAGGCCGAGGCCGCCGGGCAGCGCTACGACGGAGCGGTCGAGCAGCAGCACTCGCTGCAACGGGACATCTCGCTGCTCCAGCAGCGCATCGCCGCCGAGCAGCAGCGCGTGAACAACCTGGACCAGGGCATGGGCGCGCTGGCGGAGGCCCAGTACCGGCAGGGCGGCGGGATGGACCCGCTGGTGCAGCTGGTCTTCAGCGCCGACCCGCAGCGCTACCTGGAGCAGGCGACCACCATGGCCGAGGCCGACGGCGCGCTCGCCACCGTGCTCGGCTCGATCGAGGCCGACCAGCGGCAGCTGGCCCGGGACAAGGCCCGGACGGTCGCCCAACTCGCCCGGCTGGACGCGGTCCGGCAGGTGGTCGCGGGCAGCAAGGCCGAGGTCCAGCACCGGATCGGCCGCGCCCAGGCGCTGCTGGCCGGCCTCTCCGGCACGCAGCGCGACCAGCTGGCGCAGGCCGCGGACAGCGCCGCCTCGCTGGCGGCGCAGGCCGCCGCCGCCGTGCTGCCGCCCGACCAGGGGCCCGCCGACAGCCGCGCCGCCGCCGCGCTCGACGCCGCCCGGAGCATGCTCGGCCGCCCCTACGTCTACGGCGCCGCCGGACCCTCCGCCTTCGACTGCTCCGGGCTGATGTACTGGTCCTGGCGGCACGCCGGGGTGGTGCTGCCGCGCACCTCGCAGGGGCAGGCGTTCGCCGGGCAGCGGATCCCGCTGAGCGAGGCCCGGCCCGGGGATCTTGTGATCTACTACGGCGATATGCACCACGTCGGCATGTACGCAGGCAACGGGATGGTCATCCACGCCCCCTACCCGGGCGCGCGGGTGCGCTACGAACGCGCCACCGACATGCCGGTCGTCGAAGTGGTCCGGGTCTGA
- a CDS encoding glycosyltransferase 87 family protein: MLDLVPLGGLALTTDVKVIYQGWSQVLATGTFPLDDMTWQYPPLAALVMLLPGWLPWSYFTGFLVMVAACDALATALLLRAWRRGGSRAGVWLWVLAVPLLGPTVFCRFDLVVTVVAVAGLLAAARRPVLGGVLAGVGAMLKVWPALTVLGAPGAAGPGTRYWRWPGRRWPWASSSRSP; the protein is encoded by the coding sequence GTGCTGGACCTGGTGCCGCTGGGCGGGCTCGCGCTGACCACCGACGTCAAGGTGATCTACCAGGGCTGGTCCCAGGTGCTGGCCACCGGGACCTTCCCGCTGGACGACATGACCTGGCAGTACCCGCCGCTGGCGGCGCTGGTGATGCTGCTGCCCGGCTGGCTGCCCTGGTCGTACTTCACCGGCTTCCTGGTCATGGTGGCGGCCTGCGACGCGCTGGCGACGGCGCTGCTGCTGCGGGCCTGGCGGCGCGGCGGCAGCCGGGCCGGGGTGTGGCTGTGGGTCCTGGCGGTGCCGCTGCTGGGGCCGACCGTGTTCTGCCGGTTCGACCTGGTGGTGACCGTGGTGGCGGTGGCCGGGCTGCTGGCGGCGGCGCGGCGTCCGGTGCTGGGCGGGGTGCTGGCGGGGGTCGGCGCGATGCTGAAGGTGTGGCCGGCGCTGACCGTGCTGGGCGCCCCCGGGGCCGCCGGACCAGGGACGCGGTACTGGCGGTGGCCGGGTCGGCGCTGGCCCTGGGCTTCGTCTTCGCGGTCACCATGA